The following proteins are co-located in the Apium graveolens cultivar Ventura chromosome 5, ASM990537v1, whole genome shotgun sequence genome:
- the LOC141661481 gene encoding putative aldehyde oxidase Art an 7: MPMDRQIFYMRQIRLTTAMVPAPKVLILLILLSLLVFAESANPGFQTRITKGSKFGHLFGRGSFGFGIFSGGGQMISGDDNFNPQPSSDDTPPDDSSGGPQLDATSGPLDSSRKILNKPEKAEKADKEDKPDKGDHKGDKPDKGDHKGNKGKKEDPATLPSDASQPNNGGDPVIGPDGNPITSPEKPRFETNCIGTWRIATQNVGVAAMQLQTMPNDKVVWFDTTFLGPSALQWNPPGKNCPINFETNVPDCYVHAIEYDGLHETTRPLTLKADPWCSVGSLSATGTLVGSGGYYKGRNAIRLLKSCPNCDFTEKSFVLGSDRWYASQHILDDGNLVVVGGRKAFTYEIIPPDTLNIPVKKFDFPFLQQTTDPVENNLYPFLYLIPDGNLFLFANNRSIIFDHKTAKIIRELPPLPGGSRNYPASGMSAVLPIKIDPKAPEKVYFDIMVCGGASPYAFYPVDSVQARPKPKNVYWPALQDCNKIRLMDPNPHWEKDMLLSPRVMGDMLILPTGDLLILNGAKKGAAGWWNGDEPNMTPELYMPKQKLGNRFKQLAPTHIPRMYHSTSAVLSNGEVLVAGSNENDRYVFQGVPFPTELRVEKFSPPYLDKNLDKYRPKILTPPKKVKYGGPFSFKYAITSPPPQPLEASDLKMHLLSPPFTTHGYSQQQRMLVLDVRMRGPDTVQAVAPPNPKIAPPGYYILFLVHRGVPSAGIWVRLVTI; this comes from the exons ATGCCAATGGACAGACAGATATTTTACATGCGGCAAATTAGATTAACAACAGCCATGGTACCCGCTCCCAAAGTCTTAATCCTCCTCATTCTCTTATCGCTTTTGGTTTTTGCCGAAAGCGCTAATCCTGGTTTTCAAACCAGAATCACTAAAGGCTCCAAGTTCGGTCATCTGTTTGGCAGAGGCTCTTTCGGTTTTGGTATTTTCTCCGGTGGAGGTCAAATGATCTCTGGAGATGATAATTTTAATCCTCAACCGTCGTCAGATGATACACCTCCAGATGATAGCAGTGGTGGACCCCAGCTGGATGCCACTAGCGGACCCCTGGATAGTTCAAGGAAGATTTTAAACAAACCGGAAAAAGCAGAAAAAGCGGACAAAGAGGACAAACCTGACAAAGGAGATCACAAAGGGGACAAACCGGACAAGGGAGATCACAAAGGGAacaaagggaagaaagaagaccCGGCCACCTTACCATCAGATGCTTCTCAGCCCAACAATGGGGGGGATCCTGTTATTGGACCTGATGGTAATCCTATCACTTCACCTGAAAAACCAAGATTTGAGACCAATTGTATTGGTACATGGAGAATTGCCACTCAAAATGTTGGTGTGGCAGCCATGCAACTACAAACAATGCCAAACGATAAGGTGGTTTGGTTTGATACAACATTTCTCGGTCCTTCTGCACTTCAGTGGAATCCTCCAGGCAAAAATTGTCCTATCAATTTTGAGACAAATGTTCCAGATTGTTATGTTCATGCTATAGAGTATGACGGGCTACATGAGACCACCAGGCCGCTAACT TTAAAAGCTGATCCGTGGTGCTCAGTTGGAAGTTTATCGGCTACTGGTACTCTAGTAGGTTCAGGAGGGTATTACAAAGGAAGAAATGCTATTCGACTTCTCAAGTCATGCCCCAACTGTGATTTCACGGAGAAATCTTTTGTTTTAGGTTCTGATAGATG GTATGCTTCACAACACATCTTGGACGATGGGAATCTGGTGGTAGTTGGCGGTCGAAAAGCCTTCACATACGAAATTATTCCACCAGATACATTGAATATTCCTGTAAAAAAATTTGATTTCCCCTTTCTCCAACAAACCACTGACCCTGTGGAAAATAACCTCTACCCTTTCTTGTATCTTATTCCAGATGGAAATCTTTTCCTATTTGCCAACAACCGCTCCATAATCTTTGATCATAAAACCGCCAAAATTATCCGTGAACTGCCACCGCTTCCTGGTGGCTCTAGGAACTACCCTGCCTCTGGCATGTCTGCTGTTCTTCCTATCAAAATTGACCCTAAAGCCCCGGAAAAAGTTTACTTTGATATCATGGTCTGTGGTGGAGCTTCACCGTATGCTTTCTATCCGGTGGATAGTGTTCAAGCTAGGCCAAAACCTAAAAATGTATATTGGCCAGCTCTTCAGGATTGTAATAAAATTAGGCTCATGGACCCGAATCCGCATTGGGAAAAAGACATGTTGCTGTCTCCCCGAGTAATGGGAGATATGTTAATTCTTCCCACAGGAGACCTTTTGATATTGAATGGTGCAAAGAAAGGTGCTGCCGGGTGGTGGAATGGTGATGAACCCAACATGACACCGGAGCTTTACATGCCGAAACAAAAACTTGGAAACAGGTTTAAGCAGCTAGCCCCTACTCATATTCCTAGAATGTACCATTCTACATCAGCAGTGTTATCTAATGGAGAAGTTTTAGTTGCGGGAAGTAATGAAAATGATAGGTATGTGTTTCAAGGAGTGCCCTTCCCAACAGAGCTTCGAGTGGAGAAGTTTTCACCTCCTTATCTGGACAAGAATCTTGATAAATACCGACCTAAAATACTTACTCCACCAAAGAAGGTGAAATATGGAGGGCCCTTTTCTTTTAAATATGCAATTACTAGTCCACCACCGCAGCCCTTGGAGGCCTCGGATTTGAAGATGCATTTGCTATCACCACCCTTTACTACTCATGGTTATTCACAACAACAAAGAATGCTTGTGTTGGATGTAAGGATGAGGGGTCCTGACACTGTTCAAGCTGTGGCGCCACCAAACCCTAAAATTGCTCCACCAGGATATTATATACTTTTTTTGGTTCACCGTGGAGTACCTAGTGCTGGAATTTGGGTGAGACTTGTCACCATTTAG
- the LOC141723384 gene encoding protein SPEAR1-like, with amino-acid sequence MGSNYFGEANLRNERYGGGGGSSSSSSSSSRKGKKKKNGNNNSEKPKQPQRGLGVAQLEKIRLDSQMAAYNINSDSINPTYPIYFPHPQEDIRVERPYVSTSSSLSPSPFYTSTQLPSLTSYGFDAPQNLKNAVKMMDKGDPERTYFSHGNSQPRLNTRWNAGNNTVPGDQNSIQSQLTTRQLLDLEAEEATGKKKKARCDSVGSGSAVSGSSNSEELDLELRLSL; translated from the exons ATGGGTAGCAATTATTTTGGGGAGGCAAATCTTAGGAATGAAAGATATGGTGGTGGTGGAGGAAGTAGTAGCTCGTCGTCGTCATCATCAAGAAAagggaagaagaagaagaacggAAACAATAATTCCGAAAAGCCCAAACAACCACAAAGAGGTTTAGGTGTTGCTCAATTGGAGAAGATTAGGCTTGACAGTCAAATGGCTGCCTATAATATTAATTCCGATTCCATTAATCCTACTTATCCTATATATTTTCCTCATCCTCAG GAGGATATAAGAGTAGAAAGGCCTTATGTTTCAACGTCATCATCGCTATCTCCATCGCCCTTCTATACTTCAACCCAGCTGCCATCTTTAACTTCTTATGGATTCGATGCTCCTCAGAACTTAAAG AATGCGGTAAAGATGATGGATAAGGGTGACCCTGAAAGAACATATTTCAGCCATGGCAATTCCCAGCCTAGACTTAATACAAG GTGGAATGCAGGCAACAATACTGTCCCTGGCGACCAGAATTCTATACAATCACAGTTGACTACTAGACAACTCCTAGACCTTGAAGCTGAG GAAGCaacaggaaagaagaagaaagcTCGGTGTGATTCGGTGGGGTCAGGAAGTGCAGTGTCAGGATCAAGTAACAGCGAAGAGCTAGATCTGGAACTCAGACTTTCACTATGA